In Hemibagrus wyckioides isolate EC202008001 linkage group LG21, SWU_Hwy_1.0, whole genome shotgun sequence, the following proteins share a genomic window:
- the LOC131342277 gene encoding aerolysin-like protein — MSYLAPVLRIGGQGGSEFDFNGIGNGATLKKIWVWAGGWQIKAIKVWLTDGQSRQFGNSDGKYSEFTFEDGEYFTSLSLWGNGAGTRLGAIKFKTNYKNTTREFFAHMTDWGLKKEYPIDVGSGICMGIAGRAGADIDCLCFKFINTVKSTKLTNVQYPTLHSVIPNVAVEEIKSMTYRNNTSQTQEYTLETSKTITKKSSWSVANKMETSFKMEVKAGIPEVVEVTAGFSLTVGSESSYGLENTEERSERFSFPVKVPPGKTVDVDITIGRATVDLPYNGTVQITCYNNSVLEFKTSGTYKGLSYTDAKMVAKESAKSL, encoded by the coding sequence ATGTCATACTTGGCACCAGTCCTTAGAATTGGAGGGCAAGGAGGAAGTGAATTTGATTTTAATGGTATTGGAAACGGCGCCACACTGAAAAAGATCTGGGTTTGGGCCGGCGGCTGGCAGATAAAAGCCATCAAGGTTTGGCTAACTGACGGCCAGTCCAGGCAATTTGGTAACTCTGATGGGAAGTATTCAGAATTTACATTTGAAGATGGAGAGTATTTCACTTCCCTTTCACTTTGGGGAAATGGAGCTGGAACACGTCTGGGTGCCATCAAATTCAAGACGaattataaaaacacaacacgTGAGTTCTTCGCACACATGACAGACTGGGGGCTGAAAAAAGAATATCCAATTGATGTGGGATCTGGGATCTGCATGGGAATTGCAGGCCGTGCCGGTGCAGATATTGATTGCTTATGCTTCAAATTCATCAACACCGTCAAGTCTACTAAGCTAACAAATGTTCAGTATCCCACGCTTCATAGTGTGATACCTAATGTCGCTGTTGAGGAAATCAAATCCATGACTTACCGAAATAATACCAGTCAAACTCAAGAATATACATTAGAAACCTCCAAAACAATCACCAAAAAGTCATCCTGGTCTGTGGCCAACAAGATGGAAACCTCCTTTAAAATGGAAGTGAAAGCAGGAATTCCAGAGGTCGTGGAAGTAACAGCTGGATTCAGTCTCACAGTGGGAAGCGAGAGCTCATATGGTTTGGAGAACACTGAGGAGAGATCTGAGCGGTTTTCTTTTCCTGTCAAAGTCCCTCCAGGGAAAACCGTGGATGTGGACATTACAATCGGCCGGGCTACAGTTGATCTCCCCTACAATGGTACGGTCCAGATTACCTGCTACAATAACAGTGTGCTGGAGTTTAAAACCAGTGGAACCTACAAAGGGCTGAGTTACACTGATGCAAAAATGGTAGCGAAGGAATCAGCAAAGAGCCTGTAA